The proteins below come from a single Epinephelus moara isolate mb chromosome 19, YSFRI_EMoa_1.0, whole genome shotgun sequence genomic window:
- the adob gene encoding 2-aminoethanethiol (cysteamine) dioxygenase b, producing the protein MMPGDSNMTSMVQRIARQALVTFRNPPRVGEEAGKSFLENQSKLKSLMTEVRAADLKLVPRRADGSSPGVSPHLPYHHGGPPVTYMHICETDHFSMGVFLLKSGASIPLHDHPGMHGMLKVMYGKVRISCFDKLERPAGSTQAAPPLPPLPPAQVGALRRYLRRSTNELTEESGPCVLFPDRDNLHQIDAVDGPTAFMDILAPPYDPDEGRDCHYYKVLTEAEVKDTEQKEKEVWLMEISQPPDFWCGGEPYPGPEVCL; encoded by the coding sequence ATGATGCCAGGTGATAGCAACATGACCTCCATGGTTCAGAGAATAGCTCGGCAGGCTCTGGTCACCTTCAGGAACCCGCCTCGGGTCGGCGAAGAGGCGGGTAAATCTTTCCTGGAGAACCAGAGCAAGCTGAAGAGCCTGATGACGGAAGTGCGGGCGGCGGACCTGAAGCTCGTCCCGCGGAGAGCAGACGGCAGCTCGCCCGGCGTGTCCCCTCACCTCCCGTACCACCACGGCGGGCCCCCGGTCACGTATATGCACATCTGCGAGACAGACCACTTCAGCATGGGGGTGTTTCTGCTGAAAAGCGGCGCCTCCATCCCGCTGCACGACCACCCGGGGATGCACGGCATGCTCAAAGTTATGTACGGCAAGGTCAGGATCAGCTGCTTCGACAAGCTGGAGCGCCCGGCCGGCAGCACGCAGGCGGCGCCGCCGCTGCCCCCGCTGCCCCCGGCCCAGGTGGGCGCTCTGCGCCGCTACCTGCGCCGCTCCACCAATGAGTTAACGGAGGAGAGCGGCCCGTGCGTCCTCTTCCCCGACCGGGACAACCTCCACCAGATCGACGCCGTGGACGGCCCCACGGCGTTCATGGACATCCTGGCCCCGCCGTACGACCCGGACGAGGGCAGAGACTGTCACTATTACAAGGTCCTGACAGAAGCGGAGGTTAAAGAcacagagcagaaggagaaggaggtCTGGCTCATGGAGATTTCACAGCCGCCGGATTTCTGGTGCGGAGGGGAGCCGTACCCGGGCCCGGAGGTCTGCCTCTGA